The Peribacillus simplex genome contains the following window.
CAATCCAAATAATCACCGTGAATTTTTCATCGTGTTAGCTGAAGAGGGATTGACAGCTTATCAAGCATTAATCGAGGAATCCGACGAGGAATTTGTCGAGAAACATTATACAGATATCGACCTAGAAAGTCTTCTATTTCAAAGTCCTTAAAATAGGATAGCGATCTGTATTGATGTCATTTAAGGAAATAATTCATCATGAATCGAAAAGAAAAAGTGTCTAATCGCCTTTATAATTTCAACAGCAAAACTAAAGAAACCTACTTTTAATTAATTCCCTTTGGAAGTCCACTACCTATTAAAAGATAATGGAAGAAAAGTGACTGCGTCATTCAGCCCTGCAGATGGTTCAGTTTCCCTTACTGTTGGTAGTTGTGTTTTTGCATTAAAAAATCTCTAAAAGTTTAGATTAGAGATTTTTTCGTTCTTTTAAAGAACTGACGTTTATATCAGTTGTCTTAGAAATAAGGTAAAAATCATGCTCCAAGCTCATGTTTTCCTCCTTAAAATAAGTTCCTCGTTAGATCTAATAGATTCTTATGGAACTAAACTGCCCTGATAGTTGCATAAAGAAAAAAAAAGAGCTGCCAAAGCAACTCTCTTATTGAAGTAAAGCACCCGTTAGGTCATTAAAGGCTGTCGAGGGTTTCTCAACTGCCTGAGCCAATCACTGAATTAATGATCGGCTTTTTTCTTACCAGAATCTCCAAATAACCAAAGTAAAAGTGAAAGAAATGCTACGAAATAGAATGCGTATGCTAAATTCCCTAACCAATTTATCGTTTGTCCCCTGAAGTATTGCAGACCAGAACTTGCAAGATACTTGAGTATGATACCCACTATACAAATAATGAAGAATCTTTTCTTTGTTATTGCCATAAATTCAAACCACTCCTATTCTTTGGCAGGCAATCCAACTAACCTGCCTCTTTAGTTCCATAAGAAAAAGAGCTGCTGATCAGCTCCTGTTATTGAAGTAAAAGTACCGGTTAGTTTTAAATCAAATTATTTTCACTGTTTATCTTCATTATTACTTCTCTCATTATTTTGAAGATAAATCTTTTTAAGAGTTGAATTTATATTATTCAAAGCAATTAGAATAACCCCCAACATAACAAAGGTTACTATTTCCCCAGTAAACCAAGATACTATTCCTAAAATTACAGCATAAAGAACGTATAACCAATTACTCATTTATTCAATATCCTCCCTAATCCACATAATTAACTAATTTTACCACATAATTTTCATTTTCATTATGGAGCTAACCTGCCCCTATAGTTCATTAAGCCAAAAAGGCCACCGAATTTTTGGTTTAAAATAGGAATAATGTAAGATAAATCTATTTTCCTTGTATGATAAAGTAGAATAGTAGGAAAATGAATCGAAGGATGTGTCATTATTTGATGTTAAATGCTAAAAAAATGTCGTTTGTTGTTTTTATTTGTTTCATGTTTTTTATACCAAATTCAATCTTTGCTCAAGAAATTTTACACAATGGAAGTCAAGGACAAGCAGTTTATGACTTACAAGAAAATTTAAAGAAAATGGGTTACTTTAATAGGCAACCAACAGGGTATTATGGTGCAATTACTGATCATGCAGTTAAACAACTTCAACTAGATTCTGGAATATTACCAGATGGGGTTTTTGGATTCCAAACACAACAAAAATTAAATAGTATTGAAATGATGGCCAGGGTTGTTTATGGAGAAGCTCGAGGAGAAACTTATGAAGGAAAAGTAGCAGTCGCTGCAGTAATTTTGAACCGAATGTCAACGCCAGGTTTTCCTAAAAATACTTACGATGTTATTTTCCAGACAAATGCTTTTACAGCTGTACATGATGGCCAATATTATTTGACCCCAACTAGCTATTCATATCGAGCTGTTATTGATGCATTACAAGGTTGGGATCCTACTCATGGTTCTGTTTATTATTATAATCCGTTCTCGGCAACAGATGAATGGATTTTCACAAGGGAAACAGTCATAAGAATAGGCAACCACTTATTTGCAAAGTAAAACTATACATATTGAGGAATGATATTTTTATAGTTTCGTATTATAAATATCCCATTAACTATATCGTGGGGTATAGTTGAAAGGTCGGGCAGTATTTGCCCGACCTTTTTGGCGGCACCCCCATAAGAAAAAACTGCCTTAATGACAGCTCCGATCTTCAGCTAACGCACCCTTTAGTTGAACAAGAAATTCAATCCTTTTTCTTTATGTAGAAGAAAAAAATCATAATTAATAACCAAAAACCCTATACCTCAAAAACACCCGATGAAGACCACAGTTCACTTACCCCGGAGTATTAAAAGTAATATACGTAAGAATAAATGAAACTACACCCAACAATATTTTTAATTTCACTTTTTACACCTACCCCAAAAGTCTGCTTCTGATATATTACATTTTATATCATCGATGCCTTTATTTACTAAAATAAATGAAATGATTTTATGGAACTATACTGCCCCGATAGTTCCATAAAAAAAGAGCTGCTGAAGCAACTCTGTTATTGAAGTAAAGCATTAGTTCATTAAGGATGGTCTTTATACCATTAGATTATCAAATAAAATTCCTGAACAAATTAACGTAATCCCAATAATAATATGGACTTTTTTTACATTTACTTTTGAATTCTCTAAAATAGTGAATATGATCCCAATTACGCCAATAAATACAACACTTCTTATAAAATAAGATGTATTTACAAGAAAAAGGTTAGGAAACTTCTGATAAAGACTAGATGTAACACCCATAACAAACAAAAAAAGAGGAATTCTTAATTTCCAATATATTTCTACACCTCATTTAATCAAGGAAATTATTACTTTATTTTATCATTGACCAATTCATAAATAAGTTATTGAAATCCATATCTCCAATAAGAACTTTTTACCTTCTAACGAATATCGAATATTCCATTGGATTTTCGAATCCTAATCTTTCAGCCAGCTTTATCGACGCAAAGTTGTTAACAACACAGTCCCAATTGGGTTTCAAATTTCTTTCAATACAATGTCCAATGAATATTTCTGCAACATTTTGAGCTAAGCCCATTCCTCTATACTTATTTTGAGTTGCAATATCAATTTCAGCAAATTGTGATGAACTGAATATAGATGTACACTCACTTACAACGGTATCATTATGTAACAAACAATAACCAAAACCATTCTCAAGAAAATTTGATACTGAACCCCAATATTCATTATAATAAGATTCATTAAATTCCAGACTTTCAGTAATTATTTTTTCATCTATTCTCTTTACTATAAAATCATTGGGTGATTTCCCCTTTTTTATTGTTGAATATGTATCCTTATTAAAATGAAAAGAATATCTCTGCATTTGTCTTAACTCATTTCCAAACAACTTATTTATAACTTGATCCCATTCTTTTGATGGAGAAAACAAAGTGAATCGCATTTTTTCTTTTTTTCTACTTCTAAAAATTTTTAAAAATATGCTGTCAAGGCCATTGTTCCTTTCGTCTCCACCAACAACAAAAATCCCTGAATCAGTTCCAACAATAACTGTTCTCTTTAATTCATCCATATATACCTGTCCAGGAATATAATTATTTAATACAGAGTAAGCAAATGTCGGATAAGTTTTATTATCCTTATTTTCCAGTAAATTCATGGCCTTTTCAAATTCATTATTCATACACTGTTCCCCTTTTGTTTTACTATTCCTCAAACTTTTTGTACTTTCCTTCTCACTAACTTGCCCCCGATAGTTCTTGATGAAGAATTCCGAGGCAACCTCCCTTTTTGAGGAAATCTTATTTTTCACAAGAAAAAATCAAGAATAGTGGAATTCTCATTCGACGTTTATATTCACTTTCACTGCTAAATTCCTCAACTCTTGGAGCGCCTTCTCTAATATCTTCAATCTTGAATCCAGCTAGCTTTAAAAGTTGATAATATTCTTCAAAAGTTCGATGATATTTAACAACCCTTTTATCAATCCACGGTTCTATTCGTTCGCCACTATTAAAATAATCATCCACGATCCAATCTGCTTTTAAAGAAGAAGCTACTGCACTTTTTATTGATGAAGTTAATACAGGATGCTGAACATCCCCTACTTTAAAGGAACTTCGCTCAAATCCTCAGGAATAACGAGTGTTTCTTTGTAAATAATAAGGTTGTTAAACAATAAATTAAGGAGGAGTTGTATGCAACAGGATCAACAACCTCAAGCCAAATTGGGTTCTATTATGAAACCACAATTTTCCGGAACAGATGCACGAAAAGTAAAACAAGAAATTCAAAAAGATGTAAGCGAAGGACAAGGTGCAATGACTTCCCGAGAGGCAGGAGCAATGCGTGATTAAAAAACCACTCTTAGTGGTTTTTTATTTTTCCGCTTCAATTAAACACTTTACATCTCTCATTTCAATTTGATGGAGTTGCTGCAAACTAAATGATTAAGGACGGTTGGTATGAAAGACCAACTCAAGCCATCGACCGTGAATATCTAGCTAAAGAAGTAAAAAAATAAATATAGCAGAAACATCTAGCTCAATACGTGTACATAATGTAAAAAGTTCAATATTAATCCTGTTAAAGCAAATAATAGTCCAATGTAAAACGTCCAAGGATTATCCTCTTTTTCAGAATCAAAGGTCCGGTAAGTAATAAAACCCAATAACAAAGATGCGATAGGAATAATTATATACTGTGGTCCAAAAATAAAGGATACTAGACCTAATAATAGAGTTAGCATCCCATAAGGATTTTGTCCTTTTATAGTATTTAAATGCTCAATTTCCTCCGGGGTCAGGCCTTCGTGTTCGTACTTAGTTATTATTCGTTTAAGCATCCCTTGCACCATCCCTTGAAAAATGATGTATATAACAAAATCAAGCTTACCATAATTGTGAATTATTGGTTATCCTGATTTGTAAAAAAATTGTAGTAACATCACCGTACCCTCTTACAACTTCCCTTATATGAAGGAGCTCTTTTTCAGACAATGTAATTCAACGAACGCACCCGTTACTTTAAGTGTATTAATCCCAAACTTAGCTGCTTTTGTTTAATAAGAGAGATTTGCTCAATACTAATTTTCATTTATTACAGGAATGCTGCCCCTTTAGTTCCATAAAGAAAACGCTGCCTTAAATACAGTTCTGATCTTTAGCTAACGCGTCTATAAGTTGAAGAAATAATAGTCAATAGCTATCCAATAAAAGAGTAATGCACCAATAAACCAAATTAAGTAGTCCTTACGCTTTTTGTCTCTAACTCGTTCATAACAACAGTTTAGAACCTCATTTTACCATAAAAATCCAACAATTGGGTTTAAATATCATTTTACTATTCTCATTGTTTAGTATTTATTTTACAGTTCGAATACAATATGCTTGTTGAACTATCCTGCCCCTAGTTCCATAAGAAAAGGAGCTGCTGGTTTTTTCGTTAAGCCTTTATCGCTTCCACTGTTGAAGACCGCTATAATGGCCATACGTT
Protein-coding sequences here:
- a CDS encoding cell wall hydrolase, coding for MLNAKKMSFVVFICFMFFIPNSIFAQEILHNGSQGQAVYDLQENLKKMGYFNRQPTGYYGAITDHAVKQLQLDSGILPDGVFGFQTQQKLNSIEMMARVVYGEARGETYEGKVAVAAVILNRMSTPGFPKNTYDVIFQTNAFTAVHDGQYYLTPTSYSYRAVIDALQGWDPTHGSVYYYNPFSATDEWIFTRETVIRIGNHLFAK
- a CDS encoding GNAT family N-acetyltransferase, whose amino-acid sequence is MNNEFEKAMNLLENKDNKTYPTFAYSVLNNYIPGQVYMDELKRTVIVGTDSGIFVVGGDERNNGLDSIFLKIFRSRKKEKMRFTLFSPSKEWDQVINKLFGNELRQMQRYSFHFNKDTYSTIKKGKSPNDFIVKRIDEKIITESLEFNESYYNEYWGSVSNFLENGFGYCLLHNDTVVSECTSIFSSSQFAEIDIATQNKYRGMGLAQNVAEIFIGHCIERNLKPNWDCVVNNFASIKLAERLGFENPMEYSIFVRR